The genomic region CACCAATACCTGACTTCCAGGATCGACGGTTTTACTTCCGAAGTGGAAGAAGCTGCAAACAGAATTTATAAAGAATTCCTGAAACGTAACGCAAGAGCTTAATATTAGCTCTTCCATTTATTAGGAATTCGGAATATGATTCAGCTTAAGAAAAAAAGAGGTTTGGAGGAAATTTCAGCCTCTTCTATGTCGGATATCGCGTTTCTTCTTCTCGTATTTTTTATGGTAACCGCAGTGTTTTTCGTGAAGG from Leptospira hartskeerlii harbors:
- a CDS encoding biopolymer transporter ExbD, with protein sequence MIQLKKKRGLEEISASSMSDIAFLLLVFFMVTAVFFVK